The following is a genomic window from bacterium.
TTGGACAGGGTCCCTATGTAGATCACCGCGCCATGTCGATCAAGGCTCGCCAGCGGCATGACGGGTCTGCCGTCGTAATGAAATTCATGATCATAGTCATCCTCGATAATCGCGAAGCCACGCGTCACCGCCAGATCAAGCAATGCCATGCGGCGTCCGGGTGAGAGCGTGACGGTTGTCGGATACTGGTGGTGCGGTGTGAGGTAGACGGCCCGTAGTCGACTGGCGTCTGCGAAGTCGTTCAGGAGATCCACGCGCAACCCCTGCTGGTCCACCGGGATGGGAACGAGTCGGAGGCCAGCCTGCCGAAAGGACTCCCACCCCGGTTGATAGCCCAGGGCTTCCACGGCGATCGTGTCACCCGGTCCGCCGATGGAACGGCCAATGAGCGTTGCCGCCATTTGGGCGCCTCGCGTGATAAACACATTCGCAGGCGCAGCCGTAAGGCCACGCGTGGCCGAGGCCATGGCTGCGATGGCTTCCCTCAGCGCTGCATGGCCTTCGGGATCGCAGTAGCTCAGAAGATGGGGGCTGTACTGCCTTAGCGCCCGGCGATAGGCTCGACTCAGCGCGTCGATCGGGAACGCGCAGAGATCCGGGTTGCTGCTGCTCAGATCGAGACACCCCGAGGGGAGCACTTCGGGTCTGTGAGCCGTTGGCGCGGATTGAAGTCGATAGGCCAATGCAGGCGGGGCGCCTCCTGCGCTTGTGGCCGATAACCTCTTGGTCCGGACTCGAGGCTCCGGGATAGACTTGGAGACGAACGTCCCCCGGGCCGGTGATGTGATGAGCCAGCCTTCGGCGATCAGTTCTCCATAGGCCGCGAGAACGGTATTGCGGTGAACCCGCAGTTGCCGAGCAAGCGCGCGGCTGCTCGGGAGTTTGATCCCGGGTCGCAAGCGACCACGCTGAATGTCCTCGGTGATCGCACGGGCCACTTGCAGGAAGATGGGCAAATCCCCCGCCCGATTCGTCTCCAATGTAACGTCCCATGTCGGCATAGCTGGTCCAATTGTAACAACCGATTTGTCCATAACGGAAGTACCAGGATCATGGAATCCGATGGACCAGATGATCGCAGAGGACCAGCGTCTCCTCTGGGCCTTGCCCGCCGATCAGCGACCCAGGCGGTTGAACGCCGCGGGCCGCGGCCCGGGGCAAACCAGCGAGGATGGGGAATCGGAGATAGCAATACGCGCCGTGCTTTTATCGAACCCTGTCTGGCCAAGGCCCGCGGTTGTGAACTTCTTGAGCGCCAACGCGTGCCTTGAGTCTAGCACCCGCACAGCCGAGCAACGGTGCCGCTGCCTGGTCGTAGGCGACGTGGCCGGCAGGAAAGGGAGCCCGCTGGGCGAGCAGGTAGCCACTTCCGGCTAGATCGACTGCCTCTGCAGTTGCGGCTGGTCCACCACCGCTCGCGAATCTGGACCTTTCACCTCGATCGGCAATGTGCGAGTATTCATGGTGCTTGATTCGGTCGTCCCCCGGCAGCGAGCCCATCTTGTTCAGGGGTCGGAGCGGAGACTCGGGTTACTCGGCGGACAAATGCGGCGCCTGGGAGAATGAGGGGGGGTAGCGTTGGCCAAGCACGTCATCCAGACTGACAAGGGGGCGCCGCCCCGCGGAGCCTACTCGCAAGGGTGGCGAGCTGGGAACTTCATCTTTGTGACTGGGACGGGCCCCATCGGTCCAGACGGCACCGTGAAAGGCGAAACCATCGAGGAGCAAACTGAAGCCACGATTGACAATATCGAGGTGATTCTCAAATCTGAAGGGGCCACGCTGGACGACGTCGTGAAAGTGAGCGCGCATCTACTTGATACGAGCTTGTTCCCCAGGTACAACGCCGTATACGCGCGTCGGTTCCGCAAGCCGTATCCCGCTCGCACCACAGTGGGGAGCGATCTGCGACTGGTCCCCGGCATGCTGCTCGAGATAGACGCCATCGCCTACGTCGGCGAAGCCGAGCGAATCGGGTGAGGTGCGCCGGGACCGGTCTTCATTCGAAGAAGGGCGCCCTGTGGCATCGAAGTCGGGTTGGCGGGGGACCTCCCGCTGGTCAACCGCCGGCAGATGCCCATCCGGTGCGGCGGCGACCGGATCGTCGTCCGCATGACCAAAGACGCGAGTACGGCCGCCCAACTGGCTGAGCCAATGACACCTGGACCCGGTGACGGACAGGTTCGCGGCGCGTGCCCGCTTGATTGCCCGGACACGTGCAGTTGGATCGTGACCGTCAAGAACGGCGAACCGCTCGCGCTTCGCGGCGATCCCGCCCATCCGTATACTCGCGGCGCGCTGTGCAACAAGGTCGCGCACTACTTGACGTACGCGCGCTCCCCCGATCGCGTGCTGTATCCAATGCGCCGTACGGGACCGAAGGGGCGCGGCGAGTTCCGCCGGATCTCTTGGGACGAGGCACTCGAGAGGATCGCGGCGGGGCTCGGCGACGCGATCGCGACGCATGGGGCCGAGGCCATTTGGCCCTACGTGGGCAGCGGCAGCATGGGGCTGATCCAAGGCATGTACGGCGCCGGACGACGGCTGTGGAACGTGCTCGGGGCGTCGCGTTCGGTGTTCACGCTGTGCACGATCGCAGGGGGATTCGGCACCGGTTACACGCTCGGGGACAATCGCGTCGGAATGGATCCGCAGACGTTCCGATTCTCGAAGCTCGTTGTGCTTTGGGGCGCGAACGTGCTGTCGACGCATCACCATCTGTGGCGATCCATCCTGGAGGCTCGAAGGACCGGTGCGTCCGTCGTCTCCATAGATCCGATTCGGACACGGACCGCCGCGGCGAGCGACTGGCACCTCGCGCCGATACCGGGAACAGATGCGGCGCTCGCCCTCGGCCTGCTGTATGTCGTGCTGGCCGAAGGCAAGGAAGATCAGCAATTCATCCAGGAACGCACCGTCGGCTGGGAGGCGTTTCGCCGGCGGATTCTCGAGTATCCGCCGACTCGCGTCGCCGAGATTACCGGGCTCCCCGCTGAATCGATCGTCCGGCTGGGCAAACGACTCGCCGAGACGCGGCCGACCGGGATTCGTATCGGCATCGGCCTTCAACGTCACGGCGGTGGCGGGATGGGGTACGAGCGATCACGTGTATTCCGGGTGTTACCGGCGACTGGCGGTATCCGGGCGGCGGCGTCTTTTACGACACACGGGGCTTCTTTGGCGTGAACTGGACCGCCCTATGGCGCGATGATCTCAAGCCTCGGGAGACGCGTGCGCTGGATGCGAAACGGCTCGGTGAAGGCCTGCTCGAGATCGACAATCCACCGGTCAGGGCGCTATTCGTGTACGGCAGTAATCCCGCGGCGAGCGTCCCAAATCAGACGAAGGTCCTGCGCGGCCTGACGCGGGACGATCTGTTCACCGTCGCGGTCGAGCACTTTCTCACCGACACTGCACGCTACGCGGACATCGTATTGCCGGCGACGATGCAGATCGAGCACCGCGATCTGCTGATCGCATACGGGCATCTGTACCTGGCCTGGAACGAGCCGGCCGTCCCACCTCCGGGCGAGTGCCTGCCTGCGACGGAGATGTTCCGGCGACTGGCGCGAACGATGGGCCTCGACACACCGGCGTTGTACGACAGTGACGAGACGATCGCGCGGCAGCTGCTCGACAGTGGGCATCCGTCGTTGGCGGGTATCACGTTCGAGGAACTGAAGGCTCGCGGTTGGATGCGGCTGAACTATCCCGATCCGTTCGTCCCGTTCGGCAATGCCTTTCCGACCGCGTCCGGCAAGCTGGAATTCGTCTCCGATCGCATGGCAGGGTCTGGGTTGGATCCCATCGCGGGCTACACGCCTTCGCACGAGACGTCCCAGCGCGATACTGCCTTGGCCCGCGAATACCCGCTCGCGCTTGTTACACCCGCGAACCACTTCTTCCTGAATTCCATTTTCGCGAACGTGCCGAGCCAACAGCAGCGGGCGGGCGTCGCGACGCTGCTGATTCATCCGGACGATGCGGGCCCGCGCCACATTGCCGCAGGGGACGAGGTGCGGGTCGCCAACGCTCGAGGTGCGTTCTTTGCCGTGGCGGACGTGAGCGATCGCATCAGGCCTGGCGTAGTCGCCAGCACCAAAGGTCGGTGGCCGGGCTGCTCGAAAGAGAGTGCAACGATCAACGCTACTGTTGACGCGCGCGACTCGGATATGGGCGGCGGTGCGGTTTATCACGACAATCGCGTGCGCGTCGATAGGAGCCGCCCATGACCCTTGAATGAGCGGAGCGGCGCCGGCCCCTCCATCGCTTGAGAGCGCTCGTGGAGCTCGCGAGGGGATGGCCCCACACGCGAGCGTGTGGGCGCGCCGACGCGGTCGGGATCGAGGTGGTCCGCCTGACCGCTCCGACCAGCGCAAGAGAGATCGCCATCAAAGCGACGAAGACTCGATGGCGAAAAGCCGAGATTCAGGGAGGTCGTCCAGCGAGGATGATCGCGAGAGATTCGGTTGCTCGTGTACACCGTCGCGACCGACCCGACGGTAGCGACCTCGAGGTTGCCATGAGCCCATGAGGGTCGTTGTCTGGAACTGTAACATGGCCTTGGATCGCAAATTTGCGGCCCTGCTCGATATCGGACCGGACGTCGCGATCGTCTGTGAATGCGCCGAGCCGGAGCGCTTTCGTGCGCGCGCAAAATCAGATCGGTTGGAACATGATCCGGTCTGGATCGGGCAGAACCCCAACAAGGGGTTGGGTGTCTTCACCTTCAACGGATACACGGCGCGCTTGTCGAAACCGTACTATCAGACGCTTCACTACATCGCCCCCGTCCACGTCTCCGGACCGGTCGAGTGCAATGTGTTAGCGGTGTGGGCCCAGAACGCAAGCGGGGGCGTCATCAGGAAGAATCAGGCGGGCCCGCTCCACATGGCGCTCACCCGATACAAGGCGTTTCTCGCCGACCAGCCGGCCGTCGTTGCAGGCGACCTCAACAGCAATGCCATTTGGGACAAACCGGGATGGCGTATCAATCACATGGCCGCGGTGCAGACGCTGGAAGGCCTCGGGCTTGTCAGCGCCTATCACGCCGTCCGCGGCGAACCTCATGGTCGGGAGACCATTCCGACGCTGTACTGGAGGGACCGCACGAAGGACGGCCCGACATATCACATCGACTATGTGTTTCTCCCGAATCGCTGGATCGACAGAGTCAAAGGTCTTCGCCTTGGCACGTTTGAGGACTGGTGCGGGTCCGGCTTGAGTGACCACGTCCCGATCATCGTAGACATCGACGTCTGAGAAGGCGGATTCGCTCCGCCCGATGGGAGGCTGCTCCTGCTGGCACATCGTTGGCGCTCACATGTTGTGGACCGTTGATGCTTCGGGTCGTTTTCGCCGGGACCTTCGCCGCCCGCCTCGAGCCACGGGTGCGAGCTCACCTCGAGATTCCGTGCGACGTCATTGTTGGTGACGAGCTGGGGATCGTCTCGCGGCTCGCCGATGTGGACGTGTTGGTGGCGCTGGAGTTCACCCGCGAGATGGGCGCCGCCGCCAGGCGACTCAAGCTTGTGCAGGTGCCGGAGCCGGACTCGACCGTATCGACAGAGCGGCGTTCCCCGCGGGCGCCCGGCTCGCGAAGATCTACGGCCACGAAGTCGGCATTGCAGAGTAGGCCATGGGCGCGATGCTGACGCTGACTCGCGGCTTTTGTGCACTCGACGCAGCCCTTCGCCGAGGAGAGTGGCAGAGCCAGTGGGCCGTGTCGACGCCACCGCCGGCGCCTTGCCCGGAGCTCGCAGGCAAGACACTCGGCATTCTCGGCTACGGCCGAATCGGACAAGCCGTCGCGCAGCGGGCCCAGGCGTTCGACATGGCGGTCTGGGCGATGCGACGCGAGGTGAGGCAGCCTGTCGCTCACGCGCTCGCGTTGCTTGGGGGACCCGATAGCCTGGACGACATTCTGCAACGGGCCGACTATCTGGCGGGTACGCTCTCGCTTACGCCAGCTACCCGGCGCCTTCTCAGAGAACGGGAGCTTCGGTTGCTGAAGGGAACCGCCTTCCTCATCAACGTCGCTCGCGCCGAAATCATTGACGAGCACGCTCTCTACAGGGTGCTCGCGGAGCGGGCCATCGCCGGCGCAGCCCTCGATGTCTGGTATCAGTACCCTACGGGACCCGGCCCAACTCTTCCCGCACGGTGCCCATTTCATGAGTTGACCAATGTGCTCATGACCCCGCATGTGTCGGGCTGGACCCAGGGCACGCTCGAGGCGCGCGCCGAGCTGATCGCTCAGAACATCCATCGAGTCGCGCGAGGCGAATCTCCTGCGAATCTGGTTGCATGATCAAGGTACGAGGTGGGCCAGACGGGGAGGACACCTCGTGGTAGTACGTGTTCGAGGGCACGGAGGGCGCCTTTGTCGCGTGGTTCGACTATTGGGCGCCGGGGACGACACGCAAGCAGGAGGTCAACTGGCCCACCAGATTTCGCAGATCTGGATCTTTCCAGTTTGGACGACGGTGGCCATACTGTAACGAGGTCTCCTTGATCTCAGGGTGCAGGGAGGACGCGCCTGTGACCAACCCACTGGAAGCCAGCAGTCGAATCGCGGTGAAAGCGACACGCGTGCTCGAGCCCAGTTCCGGCAAAGTATTGCACGATGCATTCGTGGTTGTTCACGGAGACCGGATCGAATCGGTGACCGACGCATGTCCAGCCGACGCGTCTGTGTTGGACCTGGGCAGCCATACGCTGTTGCCGGGCTTGATCGACTGCCATACCCATATGTTGCTTCGCCCCGAGGATCAGGTCTGGCCCCCGGCGATCCTCTTCAAGACGCAGGTTTGCCGCGCGATCGAAGGGGTGGCGGCCGCGCGCACGGCTCTCGATCTCGGGTTCACGACGATTCGGGACACCGACAACGAGGGCGTCTGGCACGCCGATGTGGCGTTGCGCGAGGCCATCAACCGAGGGATTGTGGCGGGGCCGCGAATGCAGGTGGCCTCGGATGGGATCTCCATCACTGCCGGAGACATGACGCTGCAAGGTGTTAATCCGGAGCTGAAC
Proteins encoded in this region:
- a CDS encoding PLP-dependent aminotransferase family protein, whose translation is MDKSVVTIGPAMPTWDVTLETNRAGDLPIFLQVARAITEDIQRGRLRPGIKLPSSRALARQLRVHRNTVLAAYGELIAEGWLITSPARGTFVSKSIPEPRVRTKRLSATSAGGAPPALAYRLQSAPTAHRPEVLPSGCLDLSSSNPDLCAFPIDALSRAYRRALRQYSPHLLSYCDPEGHAALREAIAAMASATRGLTAAPANVFITRGAQMAATLIGRSIGGPGDTIAVEALGYQPGWESFRQAGLRLVPIPVDQQGLRVDLLNDFADASRLRAVYLTPHHQYPTTVTLSPGRRMALLDLAVTRGFAIIEDDYDHEFHYDGRPVMPLASLDRHGAVIYIGTLSKVLAPGLRIGYVIAPKLLIEALAGHRSFVDACGDHVVEAAVARMLNDGEVPRYINRLRRIYLKRRESMVEILQSQLRGAITFSPPSGGMAIWAKVTPEIDVDAWAASALSHGVAFHTGRRYTFDGAPAPYVRLCFASLAEQHIQEAVSRMAAALPVLAPHRISSTS
- a CDS encoding RidA family protein, whose amino-acid sequence is MAKHVIQTDKGAPPRGAYSQGWRAGNFIFVTGTGPIGPDGTVKGETIEEQTEATIDNIEVILKSEGATLDDVVKVSAHLLDTSLFPRYNAVYARRFRKPYPARTTVGSDLRLVPGMLLEIDAIAYVGEAERIG
- a CDS encoding molybdopterin-dependent oxidoreductase, with translation MAGDLPLVNRRQMPIRCGGDRIVVRMTKDASTAAQLAEPMTPGPGDGQVRGACPLDCPDTCSWIVTVKNGEPLALRGDPAHPYTRGALCNKVAHYLTYARSPDRVLYPMRRTGPKGRGEFRRISWDEALERIAAGLGDAIATHGAEAIWPYVGSGSMGLIQGMYGAGRRLWNVLGASRSVFTLCTIAGGFGTGYTLGDNRVGMDPQTFRFSKLVVLWGANVLSTHHHLWRSILEARRTGASVVSIDPIRTRTAAASDWHLAPIPGTDAALALGLLYVVLAEGKEDQQFIQERTVGWEAFRRRILEYPPTRVAEITGLPAESIVRLGKRLAETRPTGIRIGIGLQRHGGGGMGYERSRVFRVLPATGGIRAAASFTTHGASLA
- a CDS encoding molybdopterin dinucleotide binding domain-containing protein; protein product: MNWTALWRDDLKPRETRALDAKRLGEGLLEIDNPPVRALFVYGSNPAASVPNQTKVLRGLTRDDLFTVAVEHFLTDTARYADIVLPATMQIEHRDLLIAYGHLYLAWNEPAVPPPGECLPATEMFRRLARTMGLDTPALYDSDETIARQLLDSGHPSLAGITFEELKARGWMRLNYPDPFVPFGNAFPTASGKLEFVSDRMAGSGLDPIAGYTPSHETSQRDTALAREYPLALVTPANHFFLNSIFANVPSQQQRAGVATLLIHPDDAGPRHIAAGDEVRVANARGAFFAVADVSDRIRPGVVASTKGRWPGCSKESATINATVDARDSDMGGGAVYHDNRVRVDRSRP
- a CDS encoding NAD(P)-dependent oxidoreductase, translated to MGAMLTLTRGFCALDAALRRGEWQSQWAVSTPPPAPCPELAGKTLGILGYGRIGQAVAQRAQAFDMAVWAMRREVRQPVAHALALLGGPDSLDDILQRADYLAGTLSLTPATRRLLRERELRLLKGTAFLINVARAEIIDEHALYRVLAERAIAGAALDVWYQYPTGPGPTLPARCPFHELTNVLMTPHVSGWTQGTLEARAELIAQNIHRVARGESPANLVA